The Agrococcus carbonis genome has a window encoding:
- the mraY gene encoding phospho-N-acetylmuramoyl-pentapeptide-transferase, translated as MLVLLASAGIALLVSLLGTPLFVRVFARIGWGQFIRDDGPQSHHVKRGTPTMGGLIFIVATLLGYFGGKLLGQDVPTLPALMILLLMVGMGAVGFVDDFLKISNQRSLGLGGWAKVAGQVVVSVLFGVLVITLPYGSAGRTLVDPVISGVRDIPWLDLAPLGAFGGILFVLWILIMNVSASNAVNVTDGLDGLATGAVILSTIGYAFIAFWQFNQSCFAGGAAEENAYRCYSVLEPLDIATLAATIVGALIGFLWWNTSPAQIFMGDVGSLSLGGALAGFAIMTDTHLLLLLIAGLPIIVTGSVIVQRAYFKATGGKRVFLMTPLHHHFELRGWEEVTIVVRFWILAGLFVAAGVGLFYFEWSIHRP; from the coding sequence ATGCTCGTGCTGCTCGCATCGGCGGGGATCGCCCTGCTCGTCTCCCTGCTCGGCACGCCGCTGTTCGTGCGCGTGTTCGCGCGCATCGGCTGGGGGCAGTTCATCCGCGACGACGGTCCGCAGTCGCACCACGTGAAGCGCGGCACGCCCACGATGGGCGGCCTCATCTTCATCGTCGCGACGCTGCTGGGCTACTTCGGCGGCAAGCTGCTCGGGCAGGACGTCCCGACGCTCCCGGCGCTGATGATCCTGCTGCTCATGGTCGGCATGGGCGCGGTCGGCTTCGTCGACGACTTCCTCAAGATCTCGAACCAGCGCTCGCTCGGCCTCGGCGGCTGGGCGAAGGTCGCCGGCCAGGTCGTCGTGTCGGTGCTCTTCGGCGTGCTCGTCATCACGCTGCCGTACGGCAGCGCCGGACGCACGCTCGTCGACCCGGTCATCTCGGGCGTCCGCGACATCCCGTGGCTCGACCTCGCGCCGCTCGGCGCGTTCGGCGGCATCCTGTTCGTGCTCTGGATCCTCATCATGAACGTCTCGGCGTCGAACGCCGTCAACGTGACCGACGGCCTCGACGGGCTCGCGACCGGTGCCGTGATCCTCTCGACGATCGGCTACGCGTTCATCGCGTTCTGGCAGTTCAACCAGTCGTGCTTCGCCGGCGGCGCGGCCGAGGAGAACGCCTACCGCTGCTACAGCGTGCTCGAGCCGCTCGACATCGCGACGCTCGCCGCCACGATCGTCGGCGCGCTCATCGGCTTCCTGTGGTGGAATACGAGCCCCGCGCAGATCTTCATGGGCGACGTCGGGTCGCTCTCGCTCGGCGGGGCGCTCGCGGGCTTCGCGATCATGACCGACACGCACCTGCTGCTGCTGCTCATCGCGGGCCTCCCCATCATCGTCACCGGCTCCGTCATCGTGCAGCGCGCCTACTTCAAGGCGACCGGCGGCAAGCGCGTCTTCCTCATGACGCCGCTCCACCACCACTTCGAGCTCAGGGGCTGGGAGGAGGTGACGATCGTCGTGCGGTTCTGGATCCTCGCCGGCCTGTTCGTCGCCGCCGGCGTCGGGCTGTTCTACTTCGAGTGGTCGATCCACCGCCCATGA